One genomic segment of Polyodon spathula isolate WHYD16114869_AA chromosome 17, ASM1765450v1, whole genome shotgun sequence includes these proteins:
- the LOC121329689 gene encoding actin-histidine N-methyltransferase-like yields MGKKSRVKTQKSGGGATSAVSPKDMMNIISELLQKCSSPAPAPGKEWEEYVQIRSLVEKIRKKQKGLSVIFDGTREDFFPELMAWAAENGASTEGFEIAKFPEEGFGLKATRDIKAEELFLWIPRNMLMTVESAKNSVLGLLYSQDRILQAMGNIALAFHLLCERADPNSFWLPYIKTLPSEYDTPLYFEEEEVHYLQSAQAINDVYSQYKNTARQYAYFYKVIQTHPNASKLPLKDGFTFDDYRWAVSSVMTRQNQIPTEDGNRVTLALIPLWDMCNHTNGLITTGYNLEDDRCECVALQDYKADEQAQDLHISCVPVRSSIFALHCSEPPISDQLLAFLRVFCMSEDELKEYLVGEHAIDKIFTLGNAEFPVSWDNEIKLWTFLETRAALLLKTYKTTSEADRSLLEKPDLSFHFKIAIKLRLAEKEILEKAVASGQAKREYFQKKLEEGAPLPKYEESNISMLENSVSDSKLPIILGKLEEADEAGEQELKMPDALSKVNAGGDVLMNGDSKQLNGTNTENEETLHREENAMKTDDAKENVEETTECNKAAEGQS; encoded by the exons ATGGGAAAAAAGAGCAGAGTTAAAACCCAGAAATCGGGCGGTGGGGCCACGTCAGCAGTCTCCCCCAAAGATATGATGAATATAATCTCTGAACTGCTGCAAA AGTGCAGCAGTCCAGCCCCAGCTCCAGGGAAGGAATGGGAAGAGTATGTCCAGATTCGATCCCTGGTAGAAAAAATtcgcaaaaaacaaaaag GTTTGTCTGTGATTTTTGATGGAACAAGAGAAGATTTTTTCCCTGAGTTAATGGCATGGGCTGCAGAAAACGGGGCATCAACTGAAGGCTTTGAAATTGCAAAGTTTCCTGAGGAAGGCTTTGGTTTAAAAGCCACCAGAGATATTAAG GCTGAAGAGCTGTTTCTTTGGATTCCCAGGAATATGCTGATGACTGTTGAATCAGCAAAAAATTCTGTCTTGG GTCTGCTTTACAGCCAGGATCGTATCCTGCAGGCAATGGGGAACATAGCCCTGGCTTTCCACTTGCTGTGTGAACGAGCTGACCCCAACTCTTTCTGGTTGCCCTATATTAAGACGCTGCCCAGCGAGTATGACACACCACTGTATTTCGAAGAGGAAGAAGTACATTACCTGCAATCTGCCCAAGCCATTaatgatgtgtacagccagtACAAGAATACGGCACGCCAGTATGCTTATTTTTACAAAGTTATACAG ACCCATCCAAATGCCAGCAAACTTCCCTTGAAGGATGGCTTTACCTTTGACGATTACAG ATGGGCTGTCTCTTCAGTAATGACTCGTCAGAACCAGATCCCCACAGAGGATGGGAACCGTGTTACTCTGGCCTTGATCCCGCTCTGGGATATGTGCAATCACACGAATGgactg ATTACCACTGGTTACAACTTGGAAGATGATAGATGTGAATGTGTTGCCTTGCAAGACTACAAGGCTGATGAGCAG GCCCAGGACC TACACATCTCTTGTGTTCCTGTCAGGTCTAGTATCTTTGCACTGCATTGCAGTGAGCCTCCAATTTCAGACCAGCTTTTGGCCTTCCTTCGGGTTTTCTGCATGAGTGAAG ATGAGCTCAAGGAGTACCTGGTTGGTGAACATGCTATTGATAAAATCTTCACACTTGGTAATGCCGAATTTCCAGTAAGCTGGGACAATGAAATAAAACTCTGGACTTTTCTGGAAACCAGGGCTGCCCTGCTTTTGAAAACCTATAAAACAACCTCGGAG GCTGATAGGTCATTGTTGGAAAAACCAGACCTCTCATTTCATTTCAAGATAGCAATTAAGTTACGTTTGGCTGAAAAGGAGATATTAGAAAAAGCTGTGGCAAGTGGTCAGGCCAAGAGGGAGTATTTTCAAAAGAAGCTGGAGGAAGGGGCCCCTCTTCCTAAATATGAAGAGAGCAACATCTCCATGTTGGAAAACTCTGTTTCAGACTCCAAACTCCCAATCATCCTAGGGAAACTGGAAGAGGCAGACGAAGCAGGGGAGCAGGAATTAAAGATGCCTGACGCTCTTTCCAAAGTAAATGCTGGAGGTGATGTTCTCATGAACGGGGACAGCAAGCAGCTCAATGGcacaaacacagaaaatgaaGAAACCCTACACAGAGAAGAAAATGCCATGAAGACTGACGATGCCAAAGAAAATGTAGAGGAAACCACTGAGTGCAACAAGGCAGCAGAAGGAcaatcttaa